A stretch of the Cydia amplana chromosome 6, ilCydAmpl1.1, whole genome shotgun sequence genome encodes the following:
- the LOC134649036 gene encoding regulator of telomere elongation helicase 1 homolog, whose amino-acid sequence MPDVMICGIPVSFPFEPYDVQKAYMERVIESLQNNSNALLESPTGTGKTLSLLCSSLAWLLVKKAQLQMNAQLGNFSEHNEALRDSLKQGAGKKDNMTWGMPKIIYSSRTHSQLTQAMQELKRSSYKHVKAAVLGSRDQMCIHPEVSKETNNMNKVHMCQLRVKSRTCHFYNNVETKKEDRAVKDDILDIEDLVTVGKKLKACPYYLAKELKQDADIIFMPYNYLLDPKSRKANGVELTNNIIILDEAHNVEKMCEESASLQIRSTDIALCIEEITYVMRSFGDTNDEQLDATMDNNQPKDFTCDDLCVMKEMMLAFEKAMDEITVGNEGSTYPGGFIFELLEKAEIKDHNQMAVITLLENLIQYLSTASASPFQRKGVGLQKIADLLNVVFSGTTHAHKERVKMCYKVHVQVEDKKNNKKTDSWGALKTAKAKSSERVLSYWCFSPGFGMKQLLEQNVRSIILTSGTLAPLKPLISELGIPIGTQLENPHIIKANQICVKIIPQGPDSTQLNSNYQNRDNPKYISSLGRTILSFTRVVPDGLLVFFPSYPIMNKCQEMWQSEGIWSGINNIKPIYVEPQRKDTFNAIMSDFYSKISDPSTRGACFMAVCRGKVSEGLDFADMNGRAVIITGLPFPPLKDPRIVLKKKYLEELRATDKDFLSGDEWYSLEATRAVNQAIGRVIRHQNDYGAILLCDSRFNSPKLKGQLSAWLRNHITVSNKFGETVSEICRFFKTAESTLPSPKLKPLVPTEVNTFRANQGNVTGVSFPTTQTRIVSKAPKKSVSQYPNSNEVYADFAMDFYKNAQSSAYVNEFKPKQTKDLFSAIDSSNQSCTKAEPLVTIHKRNVESQEATILPPKKKKLKIKPFGFDENLMGSSEVALVDKEPPTSLIDFVKEIKTLLQADQYKQFQTSISNYKKEGIYSKFLTVLISLLENRKMFYLFKGMKRFLKEEHKGSFQEYCDNVKLENLSN is encoded by the coding sequence ATGCCGGACGTAATGATATGTGGTATACCAGTGAGTTTCCCTTTTGAGCCTTACGATGTGCAAAAGGCCTACATGGAAAGAGTTATTGAAAGCTTGCAAAACAACTCCAATGCACTCTTGGAGTCTCCAACGGGTACTGGTAAGACGTTGAGCTTACTATGCTCCTCATTAGCTTGGTTGTTAGTGAAGAAAGCCCAATTACAAATGAACGCACAACTTGGGAACTTCTCTGAACACAACGAAGCATTACGAGACTCGCTGAAACAAGGAGCAGGGAAGAAAGATAATATGACTTGGGGTATGCCGAAAATTATATACTCatcacgcacacattcacaatTAACGCAAGCAATGCAGGAATTAAAAAGATCTAGTTACAAACATGTTAAAGCGGCGGTTTTAGGGTCAAGAGATCAAATGTGTATCCACCCGGAAGTTTCTAAAGAAACAAATAACATGAACAAAGTTCATATGTGTCAGTTGAGAGTCAAATCTCGGACTTGCCATTTCTACAACAATGTTGAGACAAAGAAAGAAGATAGAGCTGTAAAGGATGATATTTTGGATATTGAAGACTTGGTTACTGTGGGAAAGAAATTAAAAGCCTGCCCCTACTATTTAGCGAAAGAGTTAAAGCAAGATGCTGATATTATATTCATGCCATATAACTATTTGTTAGACCCAAAATCTAGGAAAGCGAATGGTGTCGAACTGAcaaacaatataattattttagatgAAGCTCATAATGTAGAGAAAATGTGTGAAGAGTCTGCCTCACTGCAGATTAGATCGACTGACATAGCCCTGTGTATTGAGGAGATTACTTATGTCATGAGGTCATTTGGTGATACCAATGATGAACAACTCGATGCGACCATGGACAACAATCAACCTAAAGACTTTACTTGTGATGATCTTTGTGTTATGAAAGAAATGATGCTAGCTTTTGAAAAAGCGATGGATGAAATCACTGTAGGCAACGAGGGTTCCACTTATCCTGGTGGGTTTATATTTGAACTACTAGAAAAAGCTGAAATAAAAGACCACAATCAAATGGCAGTCATAACATTGCTTGAAAATCTAATACAGTACCTATCAACTGCGAGCGCATCTCCTTTTCAACGGAAAGGGGTTGGGCTTCAGAAGATAGCAGATCTTTTGAATGTTGTCTTCAGTGGCACAACTCACGCTCACAAAGAAAGGGTGAAGATGTGTTACAAGGTGCATGTTCAAGTTGAAGAtaagaaaaacaacaaaaagACAGACAGCTGGGGAGCTTTGAAGACAGCTAAAGCTAAATCCTCAGAAAGAGTTCTAAGCTACTGGTGTTTCAGCCCAGGTTTTGGTATGAAGCAGTTACTTGAGCAGAATGTAAGAAGCATCATCCTAACTAGTGGCACCTTGGCCCCACTTAAACCTTTAATATCAGAGCTTGGGATTCCAATTGGAACACAATTAGAGAATCCCCATATAATCAAAGCAAATCAGATCTGTGTCAAGATTATCCCACAAGGGCCCGACTCCACACAGCTAAACTCAAATTATCAGAACAGAGACAACCCAAAATATATTTCTTCCCTTGGGCGGACGATTTTAAGCTTTACCAGAGTAGTGCCTGATGGTCTCTTGGTGTTCTTTCCTTCCTACCCCATCATGAACAAATGTCAAGAAATGTGGCAGTCCGAAGGCATATGGTCaggtataaataacataaaaccaATCTATGTGGAGCCACAGAGGAAAGACACCTTTAATGCTATAATGAGTGATTTTTATAGCAAAATTAGCGATCCTAGCACTAGAGGGGCATGTTTCATGGCTGTTTGCCGAGGAAAGGTGTCTGAAGGCTTAGATTTTGCAGACATGAACGGTAGAGCTGTTATCATAACTGGTTTGCCTTTTCCTCCTCTTAAGGATCCAAGAATAGTCTTAAAGAAAAAGTATTTGGAAGAATTGAGGGCCACTGATAAAGACTTCTTGTCTGGAGATGAATGGTACTCCTTGGAGGCCACTAGAGCAGTCAATCAAGCTATCGGCAGAGTCATTCGCCACCAAAATGATTATGGTGCTATCTTACTTTGTGACAGCAGATTTAACAGCCCTAAGCTAAAAGGGCAGTTGTCAGCATGGCTTAGAAATCACATAACTGTTTCCAATAAATTTGGAGAGACTGTAAGTGAAATCTGCAGATTTTTTAAAACTGCCGAGTCAACTTTGCCTTCTCCTAAATTGAAACCTTTAGTTCCTACTGAAGTGAATACTTTCAGAGCTAACCAAGGAAATGTAACTGGAGTTTCTTTCCCAACTACTCAAACTAGAATAGTAAGTAAAGCTCCTAAAAAGTCAGTCAGCCAATACCCAAATTCAAATGAAGTGTATGCAGACTTTGCGATGGATTTTTACAAAAACGCACAATCATCTGCCTATGTCAATGAGTTCAAACCTAAACAGACCAAGGATCTTTTCAGTGCAATTGATAGTAGCAATCAGTCATGCACTAAAGCAGAGCCTTTAGTGACTATTCATAAAAGGAATGTTGAAAGTCAGGAGGCAACAATTTTACCGCCTAAGAAAAAGAAACTCAAAATTAAACCATTCGGTTTCGATGAGAACTTAATGGGTAGTAGTGAAGTAGCCCTTGTTGATAAAGAACCACCTACATCCCTTATAGACtttgtaaaagaaataaaaacccTTTTACAAGCTGACCAGTACAAGCAGTTTCAGACGTCAATATCAAACTACAAGAAAGAAGGGATTTATAGCAagtttttaacagttttaattaGTTTGTTAGAGAATaggaaaatgttttatttatttaaaggcaTGAAGAGATTTTTAAAAGAGGAACATAAAGGTAGTTTCCAGGAATATTGTGATAATGTGAAATTAGAGAATTTATCAAATtga